A single window of Methanothermobacter marburgensis str. Marburg DNA harbors:
- the ilvC gene encoding ketol-acid reductoisomerase, with protein MKIYYENDIDMEILADKKIAVIGYGSQGEAQARNMADSGLDVIVGLRRGGASWKKAHDDGMNVMTVEDASREADIVHILIPDEIQETVFEQSIKPYLREGNTISFSHGYNIHYGYIRAPEGVNVTMVAPKGPGAMVRRTYLEGFGIPGLVAVEVDATGDALEQALAMAKACGLARAGVLETTFKEETETDLFGEQAVLCGGVTELINTAFRTLVKAGYQPEIAYFETCHELKLIVDLIYERGFQGMWHNVSNTAEFGGLTRRKRIITEETEKEMQKILEEIQNGKFAKEWALENRAGAPMLKRMRALEGELEIEKVGSKLRKLCGLEK; from the coding sequence ATGAAGATCTACTATGAAAATGACATTGACATGGAGATACTGGCAGATAAGAAGATAGCCGTCATAGGTTACGGCAGTCAGGGAGAAGCCCAGGCCAGGAACATGGCCGACAGCGGACTTGATGTTATAGTTGGGCTCAGAAGGGGCGGAGCATCCTGGAAGAAGGCCCATGATGATGGTATGAACGTCATGACAGTTGAGGACGCCTCAAGGGAGGCCGACATCGTACACATACTCATACCCGACGAAATACAGGAGACAGTATTTGAGCAGTCCATAAAACCCTACCTCAGGGAGGGCAACACAATATCCTTTTCACATGGCTACAACATACACTACGGCTACATAAGGGCCCCTGAAGGGGTAAACGTCACCATGGTGGCCCCTAAGGGTCCCGGTGCAATGGTGAGGAGAACCTACCTTGAGGGTTTCGGCATACCTGGTCTTGTGGCTGTTGAGGTGGATGCAACAGGAGACGCCCTTGAACAGGCCCTTGCAATGGCCAAGGCATGCGGACTTGCACGTGCAGGTGTCCTTGAGACCACCTTCAAGGAGGAAACAGAGACAGACCTCTTTGGTGAACAGGCCGTCCTCTGTGGTGGTGTAACAGAACTCATAAACACCGCATTCAGGACCCTTGTGAAGGCCGGGTATCAGCCAGAGATCGCCTACTTTGAGACATGCCATGAACTCAAACTGATAGTGGACCTCATCTATGAGAGGGGATTCCAGGGAATGTGGCACAATGTGAGTAACACCGCCGAGTTCGGGGGCCTTACAAGGAGAAAGAGGATTATAACAGAGGAAACAGAGAAGGAAATGCAGAAAATACTGGAGGAAATCCAGAACGGTAAATTCGCCAAGGAATGGGCTCTTGAAAACAGGGCCGGTGCCCCAATGCTTAAAAGGATGAGGGCACTTGAGGGAGAACTGGAGATAGAGAAGGTGGGCTCAAAGCTCAGGAAACTCTGCGGCCTTGAAAAATAA
- the ilvN gene encoding acetolactate synthase small subunit, whose translation MKPDTHIISALVEHRPGVLQRVAGLFTRRGFNIESITVGESETPGIARMTIIARGDDRVLEQITKQLNKLIDVIKVRDLEPSSTVKRELCMVKVHAPSEKERSEIIQYTNIFRGRIVDVSSEALTVEVTGDSEKIDAFLELLRVFGIKELARTGPTAMSRGGRTI comes from the coding sequence ATGAAACCAGATACACACATCATCAGTGCCCTTGTTGAGCACAGGCCAGGTGTCCTTCAGAGGGTTGCAGGGCTGTTCACAAGGCGTGGATTCAACATCGAAAGCATCACTGTAGGGGAATCTGAAACCCCTGGAATCGCCAGGATGACCATAATAGCCAGGGGCGACGACCGTGTACTTGAACAGATAACCAAGCAGCTCAATAAGCTGATAGACGTCATAAAGGTCCGTGACCTTGAACCATCATCCACCGTTAAGAGGGAGCTCTGCATGGTTAAGGTACACGCCCCATCAGAGAAGGAGAGGTCAGAGATAATACAGTACACCAACATCTTCAGGGGGAGGATAGTGGACGTGAGCAGTGAGGCGCTTACAGTTGAGGTTACCGGGGACTCAGAGAAGATAGACGCCTTCCTTGAGCTCCTGAGGGTCTTTGGAATCAAGGAACTTGCAAGGACCGGGCCAACTGCAATGTCCCGTGGTGGCAGAACCATCTGA